The Neoarius graeffei isolate fNeoGra1 chromosome 25, fNeoGra1.pri, whole genome shotgun sequence genome includes a region encoding these proteins:
- the tmprss2 gene encoding transmembrane protease serine 2 isoform X2: MQNKPTYINYGFHYGEGRPPAQAPGHPPPYYPTVPQYSNAPPVPINTHYTVTAGLPLTAAAPKVSRSRCLCITAAVVFGLIVVAIAAVLIWYFLFGVCVLGRRCGQSDTCVYLSQWCDGQMNCPAGEDEAECFRFNGPHFILQSFSNEDQKWKVVCSDGWDDNVGKLACEQIGYSRSDYVGSGTVTPDSGAADGYMTLRSSYLNTLGSEPLHSSLSNSASCPMNAVVTLKCIDCGKSLTPGTRIVGGEVVSSLGLWPWQVSLQAMGRHLCGGSIITPSWIVTAAHCVQALPSPSQWTVYAGYLTLREMYSSTGNSVSQVIAHTGFDPETNTNDIALMKLRTPLQMSSSIKPVCLPNTGLDFSTLRAYYVTGWGATMSQGSASNELREAQVSLISRTVCNSQQVYNGLITDTMICAGKLQGGVDSCQGDSGGPLVTKENVLWWLVGDTSWGQGCALRNRPGVYGNMTFFLDWIYTQMKKY; the protein is encoded by the exons ATGCAGAACAAACCCACTTACATCAACTACGGATTTCATTATGGAGAAGGAAGACCTCCAGCACAAGCACCTGGACATCCACCACCGTATTATCCCACTGTACCTCAGTACTCCAACGCACCACCTGTGCCCATCAACACCCACTACACCGTCACAGCCGGACTCCCTCTTACTGCAGCGGCACCCAAAG TCAGCAGAAGTCGATGTTTGTGCATCACAGCAGCGGTTGTCTTCGGCCTCATCGTCGTGGCGATAGCGGCCGTGTTGATCTGGTACTTCT TGTTCGGAGTGTGTGTGCTGGGACGCAGGTGTGGACAGAGTGACACGTGTGTGTATTTGTCACAGTGGTGTGATGGACAGATGAATTGTCCAGCAGGAGAGGACGAGGCCGAGTGCT TTCGCTTCAATGGTCCTCATTTCATACTGCAGAGTTTTTCAAACGAAGACCAAAAATGGAAGGTGGTGTGTTCAGATGGGTGGGACGACAATGTTGGGAAGCTGGCATGTGAGCAGATCGGATATTCCAG ATCTGACTATGTTGGTTCTGGGACAGTAACTCCAGACTCCGGAGCTGCAGATGGCTACATGACCCTCAGATCCAGTTACTTGAACACACTCGGCTCTGAGCCTCTCCACAGTTCTCTCTCAAACAG TGCAAGTTGCCCAATGAATGCGGTGGTGACCCTGAAGTGTATCG ATTGTGGAAAATCTCTCACTCCTGGAACGCGTATCGTGGGAGGGGAAGTGGTGAGCTCGCTGGGGCTCTGGCCATGGCAGGTCAGTCTGCAGGCCATGGGGCGTCACCTGTGTGGAGGTTCGATCATCACTCCATCGTGGATCGTCACAGCTGCTCACTGCGTTCAGGC ACTTCCATCTCCGAGTCAGTGGACAGTGTACGCCGGGTATCTGACCCTGAGGGAGATGTACTCCTCCACCGGCAACTCGGTCAGTCAGGTCATCGCTCACACTGGCTTTGACCCTGAAACCAATACCAACGATATCGCACTGATGAAGCTGAGGACGCCGCTCCAAATGTCCT cgAGCATTAAACCAGTGTGCTTGCCAAACACTGGTCTCGACTTCTCAACTTTAAGAGCATACTATGTGACCGGATGGGGGGCGACGATGAGCCAAG GTTCTGCCTCCAATGAATTACGTGAGGCTCAAGTGTCGCTGATAAGCAGGACGGTGTGTAACAGCCAGCAGGTTTATAACGGTCTAATCACAGACACCATGATCTGTGCAGGCAAGCTGCAGGGCGGAGTGGACTCGTGCCAG GGGGACAGCGGGGGTCCTCTGGTCACTAAGGAGAATGTTCTGTGGTGGCTGGTGGGAGACACGAGCTGGGGTCAGGGCTGCGCTCTCAGGAACCGGCCTGGTGTTTATGGAAACATGACCTTCTTCCTCGACTGGATTTACACACAAATGAAG AAATATTAA
- the tmprss2 gene encoding transmembrane protease serine 2 isoform X1 produces MQNKPTYINYGFHYGEGRPPAQAPGHPPPYYPTVPQYSNAPPVPINTHYTVTAGLPLTAAAPKAVSRSRCLCITAAVVFGLIVVAIAAVLIWYFLFGVCVLGRRCGQSDTCVYLSQWCDGQMNCPAGEDEAECFRFNGPHFILQSFSNEDQKWKVVCSDGWDDNVGKLACEQIGYSRSDYVGSGTVTPDSGAADGYMTLRSSYLNTLGSEPLHSSLSNSASCPMNAVVTLKCIDCGKSLTPGTRIVGGEVVSSLGLWPWQVSLQAMGRHLCGGSIITPSWIVTAAHCVQALPSPSQWTVYAGYLTLREMYSSTGNSVSQVIAHTGFDPETNTNDIALMKLRTPLQMSSSIKPVCLPNTGLDFSTLRAYYVTGWGATMSQGSASNELREAQVSLISRTVCNSQQVYNGLITDTMICAGKLQGGVDSCQGDSGGPLVTKENVLWWLVGDTSWGQGCALRNRPGVYGNMTFFLDWIYTQMKKY; encoded by the exons ATGCAGAACAAACCCACTTACATCAACTACGGATTTCATTATGGAGAAGGAAGACCTCCAGCACAAGCACCTGGACATCCACCACCGTATTATCCCACTGTACCTCAGTACTCCAACGCACCACCTGTGCCCATCAACACCCACTACACCGTCACAGCCGGACTCCCTCTTACTGCAGCGGCACCCAAAG CAGTCAGCAGAAGTCGATGTTTGTGCATCACAGCAGCGGTTGTCTTCGGCCTCATCGTCGTGGCGATAGCGGCCGTGTTGATCTGGTACTTCT TGTTCGGAGTGTGTGTGCTGGGACGCAGGTGTGGACAGAGTGACACGTGTGTGTATTTGTCACAGTGGTGTGATGGACAGATGAATTGTCCAGCAGGAGAGGACGAGGCCGAGTGCT TTCGCTTCAATGGTCCTCATTTCATACTGCAGAGTTTTTCAAACGAAGACCAAAAATGGAAGGTGGTGTGTTCAGATGGGTGGGACGACAATGTTGGGAAGCTGGCATGTGAGCAGATCGGATATTCCAG ATCTGACTATGTTGGTTCTGGGACAGTAACTCCAGACTCCGGAGCTGCAGATGGCTACATGACCCTCAGATCCAGTTACTTGAACACACTCGGCTCTGAGCCTCTCCACAGTTCTCTCTCAAACAG TGCAAGTTGCCCAATGAATGCGGTGGTGACCCTGAAGTGTATCG ATTGTGGAAAATCTCTCACTCCTGGAACGCGTATCGTGGGAGGGGAAGTGGTGAGCTCGCTGGGGCTCTGGCCATGGCAGGTCAGTCTGCAGGCCATGGGGCGTCACCTGTGTGGAGGTTCGATCATCACTCCATCGTGGATCGTCACAGCTGCTCACTGCGTTCAGGC ACTTCCATCTCCGAGTCAGTGGACAGTGTACGCCGGGTATCTGACCCTGAGGGAGATGTACTCCTCCACCGGCAACTCGGTCAGTCAGGTCATCGCTCACACTGGCTTTGACCCTGAAACCAATACCAACGATATCGCACTGATGAAGCTGAGGACGCCGCTCCAAATGTCCT cgAGCATTAAACCAGTGTGCTTGCCAAACACTGGTCTCGACTTCTCAACTTTAAGAGCATACTATGTGACCGGATGGGGGGCGACGATGAGCCAAG GTTCTGCCTCCAATGAATTACGTGAGGCTCAAGTGTCGCTGATAAGCAGGACGGTGTGTAACAGCCAGCAGGTTTATAACGGTCTAATCACAGACACCATGATCTGTGCAGGCAAGCTGCAGGGCGGAGTGGACTCGTGCCAG GGGGACAGCGGGGGTCCTCTGGTCACTAAGGAGAATGTTCTGTGGTGGCTGGTGGGAGACACGAGCTGGGGTCAGGGCTGCGCTCTCAGGAACCGGCCTGGTGTTTATGGAAACATGACCTTCTTCCTCGACTGGATTTACACACAAATGAAG AAATATTAA